From Macaca fascicularis isolate 582-1 chromosome 14, T2T-MFA8v1.1, a single genomic window includes:
- the IGSF9B gene encoding protein turtle homolog B isoform X6 gives MCPSCAGVGKNCRKERPVHHKDPARVLNMPPVIYVPVGIHGYIRCPVDAEPPATVVKWNKDGRPLQVEKNLGWTLMEDGSIRIEEATEEALGTYTCVPYNTLGTMGQSAPARLVLKDPPYFTVLPGWEYRQEAGRELLIPCAAAGDPFPVITWRKVGKPSRSKHSALPSGSLQFRALSKEDHGEWECVATNVVTSITASTHLTVIGTSPHAPGSVRVQVSMTTANVSWEPGYDGGYEQTFSVWYGPLMKRAQFGPHDWLSLPVPPGPSWLLVDTLEPETAYQFSVLAQNKLGTSAFSEVVTVNTLAFPITTPEPLVLVTPPRCLIANRTQQGVLLSWLPPANHSFPIDRYIMEFRVGERWEMLDDAIPGTDGEFFAKDLSQDTWYEFRVLAVMQDLISEPSNIAGVSSTDIFPQPDLTEDGLARPVLAGIVATICFLAAAILFSTLAACFVNKQRKRKLKRKKDPPLSITHCRKSLESPLSSGKVSPESIRTLRAPSESSDDQGQPAAKRMLSPTREKELSLYKKTKRAISSKKYSVAKAEAEAEATTPIELISRGPDGRFVMDPAEMEPSMKSRRIEGFPFAEETDMYPEFRQSDEENEDPLVPTSVAALKSQLTPLSSSQESYLPPPAYSPRFQPRGLEGPGGLEGRLQATGQARPPAPRPFHHSQYYGYLSSSSPGEVEPPPFYVPEVGSPLSSVMSSPPLHTEGPFGHPTIPEENGENASNSTLPLTQTPTGGRSPEPWGRPEFPFGGLETPAMMFPHQLPPCDVPESLQPKAGLPRGLPPTSLQVPAAYPGILSLEAPKGWAGKSPGRGPVPAPPAAKWQDRPMQPLVSQGQLRHTSQGMGIPVLPYPEPAEPGAHGGPSTFGLDTRWYEPQPRPRPSPRQARRAEPSLHQVVLQPSRLSPLTQSPLSSRTGSPELAARARPRPGLLQQTEMSEITLQPPAAVSFSRKSTPSTGSPTQSSRSGSPSYRPAMGFTTLATGYPSPPPGPAPAGPGDSLDVFGQTPSPRRMGEELLRPEPPPPTLPTSGTLPPAPENAAAPERLEALKYQRIKKPKKSSKGSSKSKKRSDGSASQAQQLPSSQVLWPDEAVCLRKKKRHSRPDPFARLSDLCHRQLPEDQTAILNSVDHDDPGHATLL, from the exons ATGTGCCCAAGCTGTGCTGGGGTGGGCAAGAACTGCAGGAAGGAGAGACCCGTCCACCACAAAG ACCCAGCCCGTGTCCTCAACATGCCCCCTGTAATTTATGTGCCCGTGGGGATCCATGGCTACATCCGCTGCCCTGTGGATGCAGAACCACCAGCCACCGTGGTCAAGTGGAACAAGGACGGCCGCCCCCTGCAGGTCGAGAAG AACCTGGGTTGGACCCTGATGGAGGATGGCTCCATTCGAATTGAGGAGGCCACAGAGGAGGCTCTTGGCACTTACACCTGTGTGCCTTACAACACCCTGGGGACCATGGGCCAGTCTGCCCCTGCGAGGCTTGTCCTGAAG GACCCCCCCTATTTCACGGTGCTACcaggctgggagtacaggcaggAGGCCGGCCGGGAGCTGCTTATCCCCTGCGCGGCCGCGGGGGACCCCTTTCCTGTCATCACGTGGAGAAAG GTAGGGAAGCCCAGCAGAAGCAAGCACAGTGCCCTGCCCAGTGGGAGCCTGCAGTTCCGTGCCCTGAGTAAGGAGGACCACGGGGAGTGGGAATGTGTTGCCACCAACGTGGTCACGAGCATCACTGCCAGCACCCACCTCACCGTCATCG GCACCAGCCCCCATGCCCCGGGCAGTGTCCGGGTCCAGGTCTCCATGACAACTGCCAACGTGTCCTGGGAACCAGGCTATGATGGAGGCTACGAGCAGACATTCTCAGTTTGGTACGGACCTCT GATGAAGCGGGCACAGTTTGGGCCCCATGACTGGCTGTCCTTGCCAGTGCCGCCAGGACCCAGCTGGTTGCTGGTGGATACCCTGGAGCCTGAGACAGCGTACCAGTTCAGCGTCCTGGCCCAGAACAAGCTGGGAACCAGCGCCTTCAGTGAGGTGGTCACTGTGAACACTTTAG CATTCCCTATTACAACTCCAGAACCCCTGGTGCTGGTCACCCCACCGAGGTGCCTCATAGCCAATCGGACTCAGCAGGGTGTGCTCCTGTCCTGGCTTCCGCCTGCCAACCACAGCTTTCCCATCGACCGCTACATCATGGAGTTCCGCGTCGGGGAGCGCTGGGAGATGCTGGACGATGCCATCCCCGGCACTGATGGAGAGTTCTTTGCCAAGGATCTGTCACAG GACACGTGGTACGAGTTCCGGGTTCTGGCCGTCATGCAGGATCTGATCAGCGAGCCCAGCAACATCGCCGGCGTCTCCAGCACAG ACATCTTCCCGCAGCCGGACCTGACCGAGGACGGGCTGGCGCGGCCTGTGCTGGCGGGAATCGTAGCTACCATCTGCTTCTTGGCAGCTGCCATCCTGTTCAGCACCCTGGCTGCCTGCTTTGTCAACAAGCAGCGCAAGCGTAAGCTCAAGCGCAAAAAAG aCCCTCCACTCTCTATCACCCACTGCAGGAAGAGCCTGGAGTCTCC CTTGTCCTCTGGCAAGGTGAGCCCTGAGAGCATCCGCACGCTCCGGGCGCCGTCAGAATCCTCGGATGACCAGGGCCAGCCTGCGGCCAAGAGGATGCTGAGCCCCACCCGCGAGAAGGAGCTGTCGCTGTACAAGAAGACCAAGCGGGCCATCAGCAGCAAGAAGTACAGCGTGGCCAAAGCGGAGGCCGAGGCGGAGGCCACCACGCCCATCGAACTCATCAGCAGAGGCCCTGATGGCCGCTTCGTGATGGACCCTGCCGAGATGGAGCCCTCAATGAAGAGCAGGCGCATCGAGGGCTTCCCCTTCGCCGAGGAGACGGACATGTACCCCGAGTTCCGCCAGTCGGACGAGGAGAATGAGGACCCACTGGTGCCCACATCTGTGGCCGCCCTGAAGTCCCAGCTCACCCCTCTGTCATCCAGCCAGGAGTCCTACCTGCCACCACCAGCATACAGCCCTCGGTTCCAGCCCCGCGGGCTGGAGGGCCCCGGTGGCCTGGAAGGTCGGCTTCAGGCCACAGGCCAGGCCCGGCCCCCTGCCCCCCGGCCCTTCCACCACAGCCAGTATTATGGGTacctcagcagcagcagccctggggagGTGGAGCCGCCCCCATTCTACGTGCCAGAAGTGGGCAGCCCCCTGAGCTCCGTCATGTCATCCCCGCCCCTGCACACCGAGGGGCCCTTTGGCCACCCTACCATCCCCGAGGAGAATGGAGAGAATGCATCCAACAGCACGCTGCCCTTGACTCAGACACCTACAGGAGGGCGCTCCCCTGAGCCCTGGGGCCGGCCAGAATTCCCCTTCGGGGGGCTGGAGACCCCAGCAATGATGTTCCCCCACCAGCTGCCACCCTGTGATGTGCCCGAGAGTCTGCAGCCCAAGGCCGGCCTCCCCCGAGGActgccccccacctccctgcaGGTGCCCGCAGCCTACCCGGGCATCCTGTCTCTGGAGGCACCAAAGGGTTGGGCAGGCAAGTCGCCTGGCAGGGGCCCTGTCCCAGCGCCCCCCGCCGCCAAGTGGCAGGACAGACCTATGCAACCTCTGGTAAGCCAAGGGCAGCTGCGACATACAAGCCAAGGCATGGGCATACCCGTGCTGCCTTACCCCGAGCCGGCTGAGCCGGGGGCGCACGGCGGCCCCAGCACATTTGGCCTGGACACCCGGTGGTATGAGCCccagccccggccccggcccaGCCCCCGGCAGGCCAGGCGCGCCGAGCCCAGTTTACATCAAGTGGTGCTACAGCCCTCCCGGCTCTCACCTCTGACCCAAAGCCCCCTCAGCTCCCGCACTGGCTCCCCTGAGCTCGCCGCCCGTGCCCGGCCTCGCCCGGGCCTCCTGCAGCAGACAGAGATGTCAGAGATCACCCTGCAGCCTCCTGCTGCAGTCAGCTTTTCTCGAAAGTCCACGCCATCCACGGGCTCCCCGACCCAGAGCAGCCGCAGCGGGAGTCCCAGCTACCGGCCCGCCATGGGCTTCACCACACTGGCCACAGGCTACCCTTCCCCTCCACCTGGCCCCGCCCCTGCTGGGCCTGGGGACAGCTTGGACGTGTTTGGACAGACGCCTTCCCCTCGAAGGATGGGGGAGGAACTGCTCCGACCAGAGCCCCCACCACCCACGTTACCTACTTCAGG
- the IGSF9B gene encoding protein turtle homolog B isoform X5, protein MTCTAFGNPKPIVTWLKEGTLLGASGKYQVSDGSLTVTSVSREDRGAYTCRAYSIQGEAVHTTHLLVQGPPFIVSPPENITVNISQDALLTCRAEAYPGNLTYTWYWQDENVYFQNDLKLRVRILIDGTLIIFRVKPEDAGKYTCVPSNSLGRSPSASAYLTVQYPARVLNMPPVIYVPVGIHGYIRCPVDAEPPATVVKWNKDGRPLQVEKNLGWTLMEDGSIRIEEATEEALGTYTCVPYNTLGTMGQSAPARLVLKDPPYFTVLPGWEYRQEAGRELLIPCAAAGDPFPVITWRKVGKPSRSKHSALPSGSLQFRALSKEDHGEWECVATNVVTSITASTHLTVIGTSPHAPGSVRVQVSMTTANVSWEPGYDGGYEQTFSVWYGPLMKRAQFGPHDWLSLPVPPGPSWLLVDTLEPETAYQFSVLAQNKLGTSAFSEVVTVNTLAFPITTPEPLVLVTPPRCLIANRTQQGVLLSWLPPANHSFPIDRYIMEFRVGERWEMLDDAIPGTDGEFFAKDLSQDTWYEFRVLAVMQDLISEPSNIAGVSSTDIFPQPDLTEDGLARPVLAGIVATICFLAAAILFSTLAACFVNKQRKRKLKRKKDPPLSITHCRKSLESPLSSGKVSPESIRTLRAPSESSDDQGQPAAKRMLSPTREKELSLYKKTKRAISSKKYSVAKAEAEAEATTPIELISRGPDGRFVMDPAEMEPSMKSRRIEGFPFAEETDMYPEFRQSDEENEDPLVPTSVAALKSQLTPLSSSQESYLPPPAYSPRFQPRGLEGPGGLEGRLQATGQARPPAPRPFHHSQYYGYLSSSSPGEVEPPPFYVPEVGSPLSSVMSSPPLHTEGPFGHPTIPEENGENASNSTLPLTQTPTGGRSPEPWGRPEFPFGGLETPAMMFPHQLPPCDVPESLQPKAGLPRGLPPTSLQVPAAYPGILSLEAPKGWAGKSPGRGPVPAPPAAKWQDRPMQPLVSQGQLRHTSQGMGIPVLPYPEPAEPGAHGGPSTFGLDTRWYEPQPRPRPSPRQARRAEPSLHQVVLQPSRLSPLTQSPLSSRTGSPELAARARPRPGLLQQTEMSEITLQPPAAVSFSRKSTPSTGSPTQSSRSGSPSYRPAMGFTTLATGYPSPPPGPAPAGPGDSLDVFGQTPSPRRMGEELLRPEPPPPTLPTSGTLPPAPENAAAPERLEALKYQRIKKPKKSSKGSSKSKKRSDGSASQAQQLPSSQVLWPDEAVCLRKKKRHSRPDPFARLSDLCHRQLPEDQTAILNSVDHDDPGHATLL, encoded by the exons ATGACCTGCACAGCTTTTGGGAACCCCAAGCCCATTGTCACCTGGCTCAAGGAGGGGACACTCCTCGGTGCTAGTGGGAAATACCAG GTGAGTGATGGCAGCCTGACAGTGACATCGGTCAGTCGGGAGGACAGAGGTGCCTACACCTGTCGAGCGTACAGCATTCAGGGGGAGGCTGTCCACACCACCCACCTGCTTGTCCAAG GGCCCCCTTTCATCGTCTCCCCTCCTGAGAACATCACCGTCAACATCTCCCAGGATGCTCTGCTCACCTGCCGGGCAGAGGCGTATCCGGGCAACCTCACCTACACCTGGTACTGGCAGGACGAGAACGTCTACTTTCAGAA TGACCTGAAGCTGAGGGTGCGCATCCTAATCGATGGGACCCTGATCATCTTCCGGGTGAAGCCGGAGGATGCCGGGAAGTACACCTGTGTGCCCAGCAACAGCCTGGGGCGCTCCCCCTCCGCCTCAGCGTACCTGACGGTGCAGT ACCCAGCCCGTGTCCTCAACATGCCCCCTGTAATTTATGTGCCCGTGGGGATCCATGGCTACATCCGCTGCCCTGTGGATGCAGAACCACCAGCCACCGTGGTCAAGTGGAACAAGGACGGCCGCCCCCTGCAGGTCGAGAAG AACCTGGGTTGGACCCTGATGGAGGATGGCTCCATTCGAATTGAGGAGGCCACAGAGGAGGCTCTTGGCACTTACACCTGTGTGCCTTACAACACCCTGGGGACCATGGGCCAGTCTGCCCCTGCGAGGCTTGTCCTGAAG GACCCCCCCTATTTCACGGTGCTACcaggctgggagtacaggcaggAGGCCGGCCGGGAGCTGCTTATCCCCTGCGCGGCCGCGGGGGACCCCTTTCCTGTCATCACGTGGAGAAAG GTAGGGAAGCCCAGCAGAAGCAAGCACAGTGCCCTGCCCAGTGGGAGCCTGCAGTTCCGTGCCCTGAGTAAGGAGGACCACGGGGAGTGGGAATGTGTTGCCACCAACGTGGTCACGAGCATCACTGCCAGCACCCACCTCACCGTCATCG GCACCAGCCCCCATGCCCCGGGCAGTGTCCGGGTCCAGGTCTCCATGACAACTGCCAACGTGTCCTGGGAACCAGGCTATGATGGAGGCTACGAGCAGACATTCTCAGTTTGGTACGGACCTCT GATGAAGCGGGCACAGTTTGGGCCCCATGACTGGCTGTCCTTGCCAGTGCCGCCAGGACCCAGCTGGTTGCTGGTGGATACCCTGGAGCCTGAGACAGCGTACCAGTTCAGCGTCCTGGCCCAGAACAAGCTGGGAACCAGCGCCTTCAGTGAGGTGGTCACTGTGAACACTTTAG CATTCCCTATTACAACTCCAGAACCCCTGGTGCTGGTCACCCCACCGAGGTGCCTCATAGCCAATCGGACTCAGCAGGGTGTGCTCCTGTCCTGGCTTCCGCCTGCCAACCACAGCTTTCCCATCGACCGCTACATCATGGAGTTCCGCGTCGGGGAGCGCTGGGAGATGCTGGACGATGCCATCCCCGGCACTGATGGAGAGTTCTTTGCCAAGGATCTGTCACAG GACACGTGGTACGAGTTCCGGGTTCTGGCCGTCATGCAGGATCTGATCAGCGAGCCCAGCAACATCGCCGGCGTCTCCAGCACAG ACATCTTCCCGCAGCCGGACCTGACCGAGGACGGGCTGGCGCGGCCTGTGCTGGCGGGAATCGTAGCTACCATCTGCTTCTTGGCAGCTGCCATCCTGTTCAGCACCCTGGCTGCCTGCTTTGTCAACAAGCAGCGCAAGCGTAAGCTCAAGCGCAAAAAAG aCCCTCCACTCTCTATCACCCACTGCAGGAAGAGCCTGGAGTCTCC CTTGTCCTCTGGCAAGGTGAGCCCTGAGAGCATCCGCACGCTCCGGGCGCCGTCAGAATCCTCGGATGACCAGGGCCAGCCTGCGGCCAAGAGGATGCTGAGCCCCACCCGCGAGAAGGAGCTGTCGCTGTACAAGAAGACCAAGCGGGCCATCAGCAGCAAGAAGTACAGCGTGGCCAAAGCGGAGGCCGAGGCGGAGGCCACCACGCCCATCGAACTCATCAGCAGAGGCCCTGATGGCCGCTTCGTGATGGACCCTGCCGAGATGGAGCCCTCAATGAAGAGCAGGCGCATCGAGGGCTTCCCCTTCGCCGAGGAGACGGACATGTACCCCGAGTTCCGCCAGTCGGACGAGGAGAATGAGGACCCACTGGTGCCCACATCTGTGGCCGCCCTGAAGTCCCAGCTCACCCCTCTGTCATCCAGCCAGGAGTCCTACCTGCCACCACCAGCATACAGCCCTCGGTTCCAGCCCCGCGGGCTGGAGGGCCCCGGTGGCCTGGAAGGTCGGCTTCAGGCCACAGGCCAGGCCCGGCCCCCTGCCCCCCGGCCCTTCCACCACAGCCAGTATTATGGGTacctcagcagcagcagccctggggagGTGGAGCCGCCCCCATTCTACGTGCCAGAAGTGGGCAGCCCCCTGAGCTCCGTCATGTCATCCCCGCCCCTGCACACCGAGGGGCCCTTTGGCCACCCTACCATCCCCGAGGAGAATGGAGAGAATGCATCCAACAGCACGCTGCCCTTGACTCAGACACCTACAGGAGGGCGCTCCCCTGAGCCCTGGGGCCGGCCAGAATTCCCCTTCGGGGGGCTGGAGACCCCAGCAATGATGTTCCCCCACCAGCTGCCACCCTGTGATGTGCCCGAGAGTCTGCAGCCCAAGGCCGGCCTCCCCCGAGGActgccccccacctccctgcaGGTGCCCGCAGCCTACCCGGGCATCCTGTCTCTGGAGGCACCAAAGGGTTGGGCAGGCAAGTCGCCTGGCAGGGGCCCTGTCCCAGCGCCCCCCGCCGCCAAGTGGCAGGACAGACCTATGCAACCTCTGGTAAGCCAAGGGCAGCTGCGACATACAAGCCAAGGCATGGGCATACCCGTGCTGCCTTACCCCGAGCCGGCTGAGCCGGGGGCGCACGGCGGCCCCAGCACATTTGGCCTGGACACCCGGTGGTATGAGCCccagccccggccccggcccaGCCCCCGGCAGGCCAGGCGCGCCGAGCCCAGTTTACATCAAGTGGTGCTACAGCCCTCCCGGCTCTCACCTCTGACCCAAAGCCCCCTCAGCTCCCGCACTGGCTCCCCTGAGCTCGCCGCCCGTGCCCGGCCTCGCCCGGGCCTCCTGCAGCAGACAGAGATGTCAGAGATCACCCTGCAGCCTCCTGCTGCAGTCAGCTTTTCTCGAAAGTCCACGCCATCCACGGGCTCCCCGACCCAGAGCAGCCGCAGCGGGAGTCCCAGCTACCGGCCCGCCATGGGCTTCACCACACTGGCCACAGGCTACCCTTCCCCTCCACCTGGCCCCGCCCCTGCTGGGCCTGGGGACAGCTTGGACGTGTTTGGACAGACGCCTTCCCCTCGAAGGATGGGGGAGGAACTGCTCCGACCAGAGCCCCCACCACCCACGTTACCTACTTCAGG
- the IGSF9B gene encoding protein turtle homolog B isoform X4: MLDQQYDTFHNGSWVHLTINAPPTFTETPPQYIEAKEGGSITMTCTAFGNPKPIVTWLKEGTLLGASGKYQVSDGSLTVTSVSREDRGAYTCRAYSIQGEAVHTTHLLVQGPPFIVSPPENITVNISQDALLTCRAEAYPGNLTYTWYWQDENVYFQNDLKLRVRILIDGTLIIFRVKPEDAGKYTCVPSNSLGRSPSASAYLTVQYPARVLNMPPVIYVPVGIHGYIRCPVDAEPPATVVKWNKDGRPLQVEKNLGWTLMEDGSIRIEEATEEALGTYTCVPYNTLGTMGQSAPARLVLKDPPYFTVLPGWEYRQEAGRELLIPCAAAGDPFPVITWRKVGKPSRSKHSALPSGSLQFRALSKEDHGEWECVATNVVTSITASTHLTVIGTSPHAPGSVRVQVSMTTANVSWEPGYDGGYEQTFSVWYGPLMKRAQFGPHDWLSLPVPPGPSWLLVDTLEPETAYQFSVLAQNKLGTSAFSEVVTVNTLAFPITTPEPLVLVTPPRCLIANRTQQGVLLSWLPPANHSFPIDRYIMEFRVGERWEMLDDAIPGTDGEFFAKDLSQDTWYEFRVLAVMQDLISEPSNIAGVSSTDIFPQPDLTEDGLARPVLAGIVATICFLAAAILFSTLAACFVNKQRKRKLKRKKDPPLSITHCRKSLESPLSSGKVSPESIRTLRAPSESSDDQGQPAAKRMLSPTREKELSLYKKTKRAISSKKYSVAKAEAEAEATTPIELISRGPDGRFVMDPAEMEPSMKSRRIEGFPFAEETDMYPEFRQSDEENEDPLVPTSVAALKSQLTPLSSSQESYLPPPAYSPRFQPRGLEGPGGLEGRLQATGQARPPAPRPFHHSQYYGYLSSSSPGEVEPPPFYVPEVGSPLSSVMSSPPLHTEGPFGHPTIPEENGENASNSTLPLTQTPTGGRSPEPWGRPEFPFGGLETPAMMFPHQLPPCDVPESLQPKAGLPRGLPPTSLQVPAAYPGILSLEAPKGWAGKSPGRGPVPAPPAAKWQDRPMQPLVSQGQLRHTSQGMGIPVLPYPEPAEPGAHGGPSTFGLDTRWYEPQPRPRPSPRQARRAEPSLHQVVLQPSRLSPLTQSPLSSRTGSPELAARARPRPGLLQQTEMSEITLQPPAAVSFSRKSTPSTGSPTQSSRSGSPSYRPAMGFTTLATGYPSPPPGPAPAGPGDSLDVFGQTPSPRRMGEELLRPEPPPPTLPTSGTLPPAPENAAAPERLEALKYQRIKKPKKSSKGSSKSKKRSDGSASQAQQLPSSQVLWPDEAVCLRKKKRHSRPDPFARLSDLCHRQLPEDQTAILNSVDHDDPGHATLL, encoded by the exons CCCCTCCCACCTTTACAGAAACACCCCCCCAGTACAtcgaggccaaggagggtggtaGTATCACCATGACCTGCACAGCTTTTGGGAACCCCAAGCCCATTGTCACCTGGCTCAAGGAGGGGACACTCCTCGGTGCTAGTGGGAAATACCAG GTGAGTGATGGCAGCCTGACAGTGACATCGGTCAGTCGGGAGGACAGAGGTGCCTACACCTGTCGAGCGTACAGCATTCAGGGGGAGGCTGTCCACACCACCCACCTGCTTGTCCAAG GGCCCCCTTTCATCGTCTCCCCTCCTGAGAACATCACCGTCAACATCTCCCAGGATGCTCTGCTCACCTGCCGGGCAGAGGCGTATCCGGGCAACCTCACCTACACCTGGTACTGGCAGGACGAGAACGTCTACTTTCAGAA TGACCTGAAGCTGAGGGTGCGCATCCTAATCGATGGGACCCTGATCATCTTCCGGGTGAAGCCGGAGGATGCCGGGAAGTACACCTGTGTGCCCAGCAACAGCCTGGGGCGCTCCCCCTCCGCCTCAGCGTACCTGACGGTGCAGT ACCCAGCCCGTGTCCTCAACATGCCCCCTGTAATTTATGTGCCCGTGGGGATCCATGGCTACATCCGCTGCCCTGTGGATGCAGAACCACCAGCCACCGTGGTCAAGTGGAACAAGGACGGCCGCCCCCTGCAGGTCGAGAAG AACCTGGGTTGGACCCTGATGGAGGATGGCTCCATTCGAATTGAGGAGGCCACAGAGGAGGCTCTTGGCACTTACACCTGTGTGCCTTACAACACCCTGGGGACCATGGGCCAGTCTGCCCCTGCGAGGCTTGTCCTGAAG GACCCCCCCTATTTCACGGTGCTACcaggctgggagtacaggcaggAGGCCGGCCGGGAGCTGCTTATCCCCTGCGCGGCCGCGGGGGACCCCTTTCCTGTCATCACGTGGAGAAAG GTAGGGAAGCCCAGCAGAAGCAAGCACAGTGCCCTGCCCAGTGGGAGCCTGCAGTTCCGTGCCCTGAGTAAGGAGGACCACGGGGAGTGGGAATGTGTTGCCACCAACGTGGTCACGAGCATCACTGCCAGCACCCACCTCACCGTCATCG GCACCAGCCCCCATGCCCCGGGCAGTGTCCGGGTCCAGGTCTCCATGACAACTGCCAACGTGTCCTGGGAACCAGGCTATGATGGAGGCTACGAGCAGACATTCTCAGTTTGGTACGGACCTCT GATGAAGCGGGCACAGTTTGGGCCCCATGACTGGCTGTCCTTGCCAGTGCCGCCAGGACCCAGCTGGTTGCTGGTGGATACCCTGGAGCCTGAGACAGCGTACCAGTTCAGCGTCCTGGCCCAGAACAAGCTGGGAACCAGCGCCTTCAGTGAGGTGGTCACTGTGAACACTTTAG CATTCCCTATTACAACTCCAGAACCCCTGGTGCTGGTCACCCCACCGAGGTGCCTCATAGCCAATCGGACTCAGCAGGGTGTGCTCCTGTCCTGGCTTCCGCCTGCCAACCACAGCTTTCCCATCGACCGCTACATCATGGAGTTCCGCGTCGGGGAGCGCTGGGAGATGCTGGACGATGCCATCCCCGGCACTGATGGAGAGTTCTTTGCCAAGGATCTGTCACAG GACACGTGGTACGAGTTCCGGGTTCTGGCCGTCATGCAGGATCTGATCAGCGAGCCCAGCAACATCGCCGGCGTCTCCAGCACAG ACATCTTCCCGCAGCCGGACCTGACCGAGGACGGGCTGGCGCGGCCTGTGCTGGCGGGAATCGTAGCTACCATCTGCTTCTTGGCAGCTGCCATCCTGTTCAGCACCCTGGCTGCCTGCTTTGTCAACAAGCAGCGCAAGCGTAAGCTCAAGCGCAAAAAAG aCCCTCCACTCTCTATCACCCACTGCAGGAAGAGCCTGGAGTCTCC CTTGTCCTCTGGCAAGGTGAGCCCTGAGAGCATCCGCACGCTCCGGGCGCCGTCAGAATCCTCGGATGACCAGGGCCAGCCTGCGGCCAAGAGGATGCTGAGCCCCACCCGCGAGAAGGAGCTGTCGCTGTACAAGAAGACCAAGCGGGCCATCAGCAGCAAGAAGTACAGCGTGGCCAAAGCGGAGGCCGAGGCGGAGGCCACCACGCCCATCGAACTCATCAGCAGAGGCCCTGATGGCCGCTTCGTGATGGACCCTGCCGAGATGGAGCCCTCAATGAAGAGCAGGCGCATCGAGGGCTTCCCCTTCGCCGAGGAGACGGACATGTACCCCGAGTTCCGCCAGTCGGACGAGGAGAATGAGGACCCACTGGTGCCCACATCTGTGGCCGCCCTGAAGTCCCAGCTCACCCCTCTGTCATCCAGCCAGGAGTCCTACCTGCCACCACCAGCATACAGCCCTCGGTTCCAGCCCCGCGGGCTGGAGGGCCCCGGTGGCCTGGAAGGTCGGCTTCAGGCCACAGGCCAGGCCCGGCCCCCTGCCCCCCGGCCCTTCCACCACAGCCAGTATTATGGGTacctcagcagcagcagccctggggagGTGGAGCCGCCCCCATTCTACGTGCCAGAAGTGGGCAGCCCCCTGAGCTCCGTCATGTCATCCCCGCCCCTGCACACCGAGGGGCCCTTTGGCCACCCTACCATCCCCGAGGAGAATGGAGAGAATGCATCCAACAGCACGCTGCCCTTGACTCAGACACCTACAGGAGGGCGCTCCCCTGAGCCCTGGGGCCGGCCAGAATTCCCCTTCGGGGGGCTGGAGACCCCAGCAATGATGTTCCCCCACCAGCTGCCACCCTGTGATGTGCCCGAGAGTCTGCAGCCCAAGGCCGGCCTCCCCCGAGGActgccccccacctccctgcaGGTGCCCGCAGCCTACCCGGGCATCCTGTCTCTGGAGGCACCAAAGGGTTGGGCAGGCAAGTCGCCTGGCAGGGGCCCTGTCCCAGCGCCCCCCGCCGCCAAGTGGCAGGACAGACCTATGCAACCTCTGGTAAGCCAAGGGCAGCTGCGACATACAAGCCAAGGCATGGGCATACCCGTGCTGCCTTACCCCGAGCCGGCTGAGCCGGGGGCGCACGGCGGCCCCAGCACATTTGGCCTGGACACCCGGTGGTATGAGCCccagccccggccccggcccaGCCCCCGGCAGGCCAGGCGCGCCGAGCCCAGTTTACATCAAGTGGTGCTACAGCCCTCCCGGCTCTCACCTCTGACCCAAAGCCCCCTCAGCTCCCGCACTGGCTCCCCTGAGCTCGCCGCCCGTGCCCGGCCTCGCCCGGGCCTCCTGCAGCAGACAGAGATGTCAGAGATCACCCTGCAGCCTCCTGCTGCAGTCAGCTTTTCTCGAAAGTCCACGCCATCCACGGGCTCCCCGACCCAGAGCAGCCGCAGCGGGAGTCCCAGCTACCGGCCCGCCATGGGCTTCACCACACTGGCCACAGGCTACCCTTCCCCTCCACCTGGCCCCGCCCCTGCTGGGCCTGGGGACAGCTTGGACGTGTTTGGACAGACGCCTTCCCCTCGAAGGATGGGGGAGGAACTGCTCCGACCAGAGCCCCCACCACCCACGTTACCTACTTCAGG